Proteins co-encoded in one Populus trichocarpa isolate Nisqually-1 chromosome 10, P.trichocarpa_v4.1, whole genome shotgun sequence genomic window:
- the LOC18102246 gene encoding wound-responsive protein GWIN3: protein MKITSVLGLSFLFFAFIGTSFPEAVHAKDAAAVLDVFGHEVQAGARYLIVAPSTDNTTTLAVTINGQVLCNSDVILSTLNESLPITFSPVIQSTDSVIREGTHLNVNFAGPSAMCLMGGVTPMWKIGFSTTLKGYIVTTGGVDRLNRFKITKYEGDNSFYQLSFCPMSEPFCECSCVPVGVNGDKNLVPGAGPLLVMFEPDE, encoded by the coding sequence ATGAAGATCACTAGCGTTCTAGggctctctttccttttctttgcctTCATAGGAACCTCATTTCCAGAGGCAGTTCATGCCAAAGATGCTGCAGCAGTGCTCGATGTCTTCGGTCATGAGGTGCAAGCTGGTGCTCGTTATTTAATCGTAGCCCCCTCGACTGACAATACAACAACTCTTGCAGTCACTATCAATGGCCAGGTCTTATGCAATTCAGATGTTATACTTTCCACATTGAACGAGAGCCTCCCAATAACATTTTCACCAGTTATACAATCCACCGATAGTGTCATCCGCGAAGGAACTCATCTAAATGTGAACTTTGCAGGGCCAAGTGCCATGTGCTTAATGGGAGGCGTGACACCCATGTGGAAAATCGGATTCAGTACAACACTGAAAGGATACATTGTGACCACTGGAGGTGTTGATAGATTGAATCGGTTTAAGATCACCAAGTATGAAGGTGATAATAGTTTTTATCAGCTTTCATTTTGTCCAATGTCCGAACCCTTCTGTGAATGCTCATGCGTCCCAGTTGGCGTCAACGGTGACAAGAACTTGGTTCCTGGTGCCGGCCCTCTTCTTGTTATGTTTGAACCAGATGAATAG